One window of the Melanotaenia boesemani isolate fMelBoe1 chromosome 14, fMelBoe1.pri, whole genome shotgun sequence genome contains the following:
- the c14h1orf53 gene encoding uncharacterized protein C1orf53 homolog isoform X1 produces the protein MITLSKWVSLLSAFLNENMFHKNCPSKAFLSRLILLRVQFNKRLVTMSISNPSEERNSERQGSSCALQIDESRSAAGFCDAVTGCERATAHKFTEEEMTIHRIHSEACEAKKQMYVDPSSGYKVFTEYAHLQRGKCCGSACRHCPYGQVNVKDPAMKKQFNSLFYV, from the exons ATGATAACATTGTCAAAGTGGGTCTCATTATTGTCAGCTTTTCTAAATGAGAACATGTTTCACAAGAATTGCCCGAGTAAAGCATTTCTCAGCAGATTGATTCTCCTCCGTGTCCAGTTTAATAAGCGACTTGTAACAATGTCAATAAGCAACCCCTCAGAAGAGAGAAACTCGGAGCGACAGGGAAGCAGCTGCGCGCTGCAGATCGATGAGAGCAGGAGCGCAGCAGGTTTCTGTGACGCGGTGACAGGCTGCGAGCGCGCGACAGCGCACAAGTTTACGGAGGAAGAGATGACCATCCACAGGATCCATAGTGAGGCGTGTGAG GCAAAGAAGCAGATGTACGTTGACCCTTCCAGTGGATATAAGGTGTTCACAGAGTATGCCCATCTTCAGAGAGGGAAATGCTGTGGCAGTGCATGCAGACAT TGTCCATATGGTCAAGTCAACGTGAAGGACCCTGCAATGAAGAAGCAGTTTAACTCCCTGTTTTATGTATAG
- the c14h1orf53 gene encoding uncharacterized protein C1orf53 homolog isoform X2, with protein MITLSKWVSLLSAFLNENMFHKNCPSKAFLSRLILLRVQFNKRLVTMSISNPSEERNSERQGSSCALQIDESRSAAGFCDAVTGCERATAHKFTEEEMTIHRIHSEACEAKKQMYVDPSSGYKVFTEYAHLQRGKCCGSACRHAVS; from the exons ATGATAACATTGTCAAAGTGGGTCTCATTATTGTCAGCTTTTCTAAATGAGAACATGTTTCACAAGAATTGCCCGAGTAAAGCATTTCTCAGCAGATTGATTCTCCTCCGTGTCCAGTTTAATAAGCGACTTGTAACAATGTCAATAAGCAACCCCTCAGAAGAGAGAAACTCGGAGCGACAGGGAAGCAGCTGCGCGCTGCAGATCGATGAGAGCAGGAGCGCAGCAGGTTTCTGTGACGCGGTGACAGGCTGCGAGCGCGCGACAGCGCACAAGTTTACGGAGGAAGAGATGACCATCCACAGGATCCATAGTGAGGCGTGTGAG GCAAAGAAGCAGATGTACGTTGACCCTTCCAGTGGATATAAGGTGTTCACAGAGTATGCCCATCTTCAGAGAGGGAAATGCTGTGGCAGTGCATGCAGACAT GCAGTGTCCTGA